The Primulina tabacum isolate GXHZ01 unplaced genomic scaffold, ASM2559414v2 Contig387, whole genome shotgun sequence genome window below encodes:
- the LOC142534128 gene encoding protein NRT1/ PTR FAMILY 4.6-like yields MEVENQLARTWDGYVDWRGKPALRSKHGGMRPVFFVLVAEVLENLAYLANASNLVLYLSEYMHFAPSESANSVTNFMGTAFLLALLGGFLSDAFFTTYHVYLTSAIVEFLGLVILTIQAEIGSLKPTKCDPSNQNIPCRKVHGTKAAMLFLGLYLVALGVGGIKGSLPSHGAEQFDEDTPQGRKQRSTFFNYFVFSLACGALVAVTLVVWIEDNKGWQWGFGVATLAVFLSIPVFLAGSSWYRNRIPVGSPLTTICKVLIAASMNTCMPSSTSSKVIVNMTTSPSEDLASEDERAVENEKIMNTADSASKSLKFLDRAAAQNSASGMLKCSVREVEEVKIVLSVLPIFACTIMLNCCLAQLSTFSVQQAATMNTKLGSLKVPPASLPVFPVIFIIILAPIYDHVIIPFARKVTKSEMGITHLQRIGTGLLLSIIAMAVAALVEIKRKRVATDSGLLDSTRPLPISFFWIAFQYLFLGSADLFTLAGLLEFFFTEAPSSMRSLATALSWASLAMGYYLSTMIVSIVNSATGDSRHKPWLSGENLNGYHLERFYWLLCILSVLNIIHYLFWATRYKYRSAGTNK; encoded by the exons ATG GAAGTGGAGAACCAGTTGGCCAGAACTTGGGACGGGTATGTGGATTGGAGGGGGAAGCCTGCTTTGAGGAGCAAACATGGCGGCATGCGACCTGTTTTCTTCGTTTTGG TTGCGGAGGTGTTGGAGAATTTGGCATATTTAGCCAATGCAAGCAACTTAGTGCTGTACCTATCGGAATACATGCATTTTGCACCGTCGGAATCAGCCAATTCCGTCACCAATTTTATGGGCACGGCGTTTCTTTTGGCCCTTCTCGGCGGCTTCCTGTCCGACGCCTTCTTCACCACTTATCACGTCTACTTGACAAGTGCAATCGTCGAGTTTCTG GGTCTGGTAATACTCACAATTCAAGCAGAAATCGGATCCCTGAAGCCCACAAAATGTGACCCATCCAACCAGAACATCCCCTGCCGGAAAGTGCATGGAACAAAGGCTGCAATGCTCTTCTTAGGCCTCTATCTAGTAGCACTCGGCGTTGGAGGCATTAAGGGGTCATTGCCATCCCACGGAGCCGAACAGTTCGATGAAGACACGCCGCAAGGAAGGAAGCAAAGATCGACTTTCTTCAACTATTTCGTGTTTTCCCTCGCGTGTGGTGCACTAGTTGCCGTGACGTTGGTTGTGTGGATAGAAGATAACAAGGGTTGGCAATGGGGATTTGGGGTTGCCACGTTGGCCGTGTTTTTGTCCATACCGGTGTTTCTTGCTGGTTCTTCGTGGTACCGGAATAGGATTCCTGTTGGAAGCCCACTCACAACTATATGTAAG GTTCTGATTGCTGCATCGATGAATACTTGCATGCCAAGCAGCACTTCAAGCAAAGTCATCGTTAATATGACCACAAGCCCGTCTGAAGATTTGGCCTCGGAGGACGAACGAGCTGTAGAGAATGAGAAGATAATGAATACAGCTGATTCTGCCTCAAAAAGCCTCAAGTTTCTGGACAGAGCAGCTGCGCAAAACTCGGCCAGTGGCATGCTAAAATGCTCGGTACGAGAAGTGGAAGAAGTCAAGATTGTCCTGTCGGTCCTCCCCATTTTTGCTTGCACCATCATGCTTAATTGCTGTCTTGCTCAGCTCTCCACATTCTCAGTCCAACAGGCTGCCACCATGAACACAAAGCTCGGTTCCTTAAAAGTCCCCCCTGCTTCTCTTCCCGTGTTCCCCGTGATATTCATCATTATTCTTGCCCCCATATATGACCATGTGATAATCCCATTTGCTAGAAAAGTGACGAAATCTGAGATGGGGATAACTCACCTACAGCGAATAGGAACAGGCTTACTCCTCTCCATCATAGCCATGGCTGTGGCTGCTCTGGTTGAGATCAAACGGAAGCGGGTAGCAACCGATTCAGGCCTACTCGACTCCACCAGGCCTTTGCCCATTTCATTTTTCTGGATCGCGTTTCAGTACTTGTTCCTTGGATCAGCTGATCTCTTCACCTTAGCAGGGCTACTTGAATTTTTCTTCACAGAAGCGCCTTCTAGCATGAGATCTTTGGCTACTGCTCTATCTTGGGCTTCACTAGCTATGGGGTATTACTTGAGCACCATGATTGTATCAATAGTAAACAGCGCCACTGGTGATTCGAGACACAAGCCATGGCTTTCAGGTGAGAATTTGAACGGCTACCACTTGGAGCGATTCTACTGGCTATTATGCATACTGAGTGTATTGAATATCATACATTATCTCTTCTGGGCTACCAGATACAAGTACAGATCAGCAGGGACTAACAAGTAA